The Dryobates pubescens isolate bDryPub1 chromosome 41, bDryPub1.pri, whole genome shotgun sequence genome includes a region encoding these proteins:
- the LOC128899183 gene encoding claw keratin-like codes for MSCSSLCAPCGVCSPTPLADTCNHPCVQQCPDSTVVIQPPATVVTFPGPILSNFPQSSVVGSSGAPVMGGFGGRGGSGGRGGYGGFGGYGGSGSCGGYGGSGAYGCYGSYGGSGSCGGWGRGSCGIC; via the coding sequence atgtcctgctccagcctgtgtGCTCCCTGTGGGGTGTGCAGCCCTACCCCCCTGGCCGACACCTGCAACCATCCCTGcgtgcagcagtgccctgactCCACGGTGGTGATCCAGCCCCCGGCCACGGTGGTCACCTTCCCCGGGCCCATCCTCAGCAACTTCCCCCAGTCCAGCGTGGTGGGCTCCTCAGGAGCCCCTGTGATGGGAGGCTTTGGAGGCCGTGGGGGTTCTGGAGGCCGTGGGGGCTACGGAGGCTTTGGAGGCTACGGAGGCTctggcagctgtggaggctATGGAGGCTCTGGAGCCTATGGCTGCTATGGCAGCTATGGAGGCTCTGGCAGCTGTGGCGGTTGGGGCCGAGGCAGCTGTGGCATCTGCTAA
- the LOC128899188 gene encoding claw keratin-like produces MSCSSLCSPCGVAAPCPLADTCNEPCVRQCPDSNVVIQPPASVVTFPGPILSNFPQSSFVGSSGAPVMGGFGGRGGYGGYGSWGGYGGLGGYGGYGGLGGWGGYGGFGGYGGFGGYGCYGGRGGWGGYGGLGGWGGYGGFGGCGGYGGWGGYGGWGRGCGSC; encoded by the coding sequence atgtcctgctccagcctgtgctCTCCCTGTGGGGTGGCCGCCCCTTGCCCCCTGGCCGACACCTGCAACGAGCCCTGCGTGCGGCAGTGCCCTGACTCCAACGTGGTGATCCAGCCCCCGGCCTCGGtggtcaccttccctgggccCATCCTCAGCAATTTCCCCCAGTCTAGCTTTGTTGGATCCTCAGGAGCCCCTGTGATGGGAGGCTTTGGAGGCCGTGGGGGCTATGGAGGCTATGGAAGCTGGGGTGGCTATGGAGGCCTTGGGGGCTATGGAGGCTATGGAGGCCTTGGAGGCTGGGGTGGCTATGGAGGCTTTGGGGGCTATGGAGGCTTTGGGGGCTACGGATGCTATGGAGGCCGTGGGGGCTGGGGTGGTTACGGTGGCcttgggggctggggaggctatggaggctttgggggctgtgggggctaTGGGGGCTGGGGTGGCTATGGGGGCTGGGGCCGTGGCTGTGGGTCCTGCTAA
- the LOC128899205 gene encoding claw keratin-like, producing MSCSSLCSPCGVAAPAPLADTCNEPCVRQCPDSTVVIQPPASVVTFPGPILSNFPQSSVVGSAGVPGVGGGYGGTFGSYGGYGGFGGYGGWAGYGGLGGYGGYGGFGGCGGYGGRGSRYFSGSCGPC from the coding sequence atgtcctgctccagcctgtgctCTCCCTGTGGGGTGGCTGCCCCGGCCCCCTTGGCTGACACCTGCAACGAGCCCTGTGTGCGGCAGTGCCCTGACTCCACGGTGGTGATCCAGCCCCCGGCCTCGGtggtcaccttccctgggccCATCCTCAGCAACTTCCCCCAGTCCAGCGTTGTTGGCTCTGCAGGAGTCCCCGGGGTTGGGGGTGGCTATGGTGGCACTTTCGGTAGCTATGGAGGCTATGGAGGCTTTGGAGGCtatgggggctgggctggttaTGGAGGCCTTGGTGGCTATGGAGGCTATGGAGGttttgggggctgtgggggctaTGGAGGCCGTGGCTCTCGGTACTTCAGTGGCAGCTGtgggccctgctga
- the LOC128899186 gene encoding claw keratin-like encodes MSCSSLCSPCGVAAPCPLADTCNEPCVRQCPDSNVVIQPPPAVVTFPGPILSNFPQSSVVGSSGAPVMGGFGGRGGYGGYGSWGGYGGLGGYGGYGGLGGWGGYGGFGGYGGFGGYGCYGGRGGWGGYGGLGGWGGYGGFGGCGGYGGWGGYGGWGRGCGSC; translated from the coding sequence atgtcctgctccagcctgtgctCTCCCTGTGGGGTGGCCGCCCCTTGCCCCCTGGCCGACACCTGCAACGAGCCCTGTGTGCGGCAGTGCCCTGACTCCAACGTGGTgatccagccccctcctgctgtGGTCACCTTCCCCGGGCCCATCCTCAGCAACTTCCCCCAGTCCAGCGTTGTTGGATCCTCAGGAGCCCCTGTGATGGGAGGCTTTGGAGGCCGTGGGGGCTATGGAGGCTATGGAAGCTGGGGTGGCTATGGAGGCCTTGGGGGCTATGGAGGCTATGGAGGCCTTGGAGGCTGGGGTGGCTATGGAGGCTTTGGGGGCTATGGAGGCTTTGGGGGCTACGGATGCTATGGAGGCCGTGGGGGCTGGGGTGGTTACGGTGGCcttgggggctggggaggctatggaggctttgggggctgtgggggctaTGGGGGCTGGGGTGGCTATGGGGGCTGGGGCCGTGGCTGTGGGTCCTGCTAA
- the LOC128899185 gene encoding claw keratin-like produces MSCSSLCAPCGVCSPTPLADTCNHPCVQQCPDSTVVIQPPATVVTFPGPILSNFPQSSVVGSSGAPVMGGFGGRGGSGGRGGYGGFGGYGGSGSCGGYGGSGAYGCYGSYGGSGSCGGWGRGSCGIC; encoded by the coding sequence atgtcctgctccagcctgtgtGCTCCCTGTGGGGTGTGCAGCCCTACCCCCCTGGCCGACACCTGCAACCATCCCTGcgtgcagcagtgccctgactCCACGGTGGTGATCCAGCCCCCGGCCACGGTGGTCACCTTCCCCGGGCCCATCCTCAGCAACTTCCCCCAGTCCAGCGTGGTGGGCTCCTCAGGAGCCCCTGTGATGGGAGGCTTTGGAGGCCgtgggggctctgggggccGTGGGGGCTACGGAGGCTTTGGAGGCTACGGAGGCTctggcagctgtggaggctATGGAGGCTCTGGAGCCTATGGCTGCTATGGCAGCTATGGAGGCTCTGGCAGCTGTGGCGGTTGGGGCCGAGGCAGCTGTGGCATCTGCTAA
- the LOC128899192 gene encoding claw keratin-like yields the protein MSCSSLCSPCGVAAPCPLADTCNQPCVRQCPDSNVVIQPPPAVVTFPGPILSNFPQSSFVGSSGAPVMGGFGGRGGYGGYGSWGGYGGLGGYGGYGGLGGWGGYGGFGGYGGFGGYGCYGGRLGGWCRGHQDLNGNSGPCCTPGCS from the exons atgtcctgctccagcctgtgctCTCCCTGTGGGGTGGCCGCCCCTTGCCCCCTGGCCGACACCTGCAACCAGCCCTGTGTGCGGCAGTGCCCTGACTCCAACGTGGTgatccagccccctcctgctgtggtcaccttccctgggccCATCCTCAGCAACTTCCCCCAGTCTAGCTTTGTTGGCTCCTCAGGAGCCCCTGTGATGGGAGGCTTTGGAGGCCGTGGGGGCTATGGAGGCTATGGAAGCTGGGGTGGCTATGGAGGCCTTGGGGGCTATGGAGGCTATGGAGGCCTTGGAGGCTGGGGTGGCTATGGAGGCTTTGGGGGCTATGGAGGCTTTGGGGGCTACGGATGCTATGGAGGCC ggctggggggctggtgCCGAGGCCACCAGGACCTGAATGGCAACTCTgggccctgctgcaccccaggctgcagctag
- the LOC128899187 gene encoding claw keratin-like: protein MSCSSLCAPCGVCSPTPLADTCNHPCVQQCPDSTVVIQPPATVVTFPGPILSNFPQSSVVGSSGAPVMGGFGGRGGSGGRGGYGGFGGYGGSGSCGGYGGSGAYGCYGSYGGSGSCGGWGRGSCGIC, encoded by the coding sequence atgtcctgctccagcctgtgtGCTCCCTGTGGGGTGTGCAGCCCTACCCCCCTGGCCGACACCTGCAACCATCCCTGcgtgcagcagtgccctgactCCACGGTGGTGATCCAGCCCCCGGCCACGGTGGTCACCTTCCCCGGGCCCATCCTCAGCAACTTCCCCCAGTCCAGCGTGGTGGGCTCCTCAGGAGCCCCTGTGATGGGAGGCTTTGGAGGCCgtgggggctctgggggccGTGGGGGCTATGGAGGCTTTGGAGGCTACGGAGGCTctggcagctgtggaggctATGGAGGCTCTGGAGCCTATGGCTGCTATGGCAGCTATGGAGGCTCTGGCAGCTGTGGCGGTTGGGGCCGAGGCAGCTGTGGCATCTGCTAA
- the LOC128899184 gene encoding claw keratin-like translates to MSCSSLCSPCGVAAPCPLADTCNEPCVRQCPDSNVVIQPPPAVVTFPGPILSNFPQSSFVGSSGAPVMGGFGGRGGYGGYGSWGGYGGLGGYGGYGGLGGWGGYGGFGGYGGFGGYGCYGGRGGWGGYGGLGGWGGYGGFGGCGGYGGWGGYGGWGRGCGSC, encoded by the coding sequence atgtcctgctccagcctgtgctCTCCCTGTGGGGTGGCCGCCCCTTGCCCCCTGGCCGACACCTGCAACGAGCCCTGCGTGCGGCAGTGCCCTGACTCCAACGTGGTgatccagccccctcctgctgtggtcaccttccctgggccCATCCTCAGCAACTTCCCCCAGTCTAGCTTTGTTGGATCCTCAGGAGCCCCTGTGATGGGAGGCTTTGGAGGCCGTGGGGGCTATGGAGGCTATGGAAGCTGGGGTGGCTATGGAGGCCTTGGGGGCTATGGAGGCTATGGAGGCCTTGGAGGCTGGGGTGGCTATGGAGGCTTTGGGGGCTATGGAGGCTTTGGGGGCTACGGATGCTATGGAGGCCGTGGGGGCTGGGGTGGTTATGGAGGCcttggaggctggggaggctatggaggctttgggggctgtgggggctaTGGGGGCTGGGGTGGCTATGGGGGCTGGGGCCGTGGCTGTGGGTCCTGCTAA
- the LOC128899204 gene encoding claw keratin-like, whose translation MSCSSLCSPCGVAAPAPLADTCNEPCVRQCPDSNVVIQPPPVVVTFPGPILSNFPQSSFVGSAGVPGVGGGYGGTFGSYGGYGGLGGYGSYGGLGGYGGYGGFGGCGGYGGFGGYGGWRRGSRYLSGSCGSC comes from the coding sequence atgtcctgctccagcctgtgctCTCCCTGTGGGGTGGCCGCCCCGGCCCCCCTGGCCGACACCTGCAACGAGCCCTGCGTGCGGCAGTGCCCTGACTCCAACGTGGTGATCCAGCCCCCTCCTGTTGtggtcaccttccctgggccCATCCTCAGCAACTTCCCCCAGTCTAGCTTCGTTGGCTCTGCAGGAGTCCCCGGGGTTGGGGGTGGCTATGGTGGCACTTTCGGTAGCTATGGAGGCTATGGAGGCCTTGGTGGCTATGGAAGCTATGGAGGCCTTGGTGGCTATGGAGGCTATGGAGGCTTTGGGGGCTGTGGAGGCTATGGAGGCTTTGGGGGCTACGGTGGCTGGCGCCGTGGCTCTCGATACCTCAGTGGTAGCTGTGGgtcctgctga